The genomic interval GTAGAAAACTGAGTTGAGTGTTGTGCAGCCAGACTACCATAGTTGGAAAGTTATATATGGAGATATCTACTTGTTTCAAAGTAACTCAGCTGTTCTACAATCTCTTCATGTTCCCCCAGTATACGTACTCCTAGTTTAGTccttgatacacacacacacacacacacacacacacacacacacacacagaggcttcaAAAAGGCTGACATGATTGAATCAATATGGTAAAATGATTAGATCTTGCAGTCAACACAGGAAACTCCACTGATCGGTAGAAATTCAAGTTACACAACGTTAAAGTCAAGACTTTTACTGTCTGGAGGTCACTATGTTTCAAACACCTCCTCAGACTGACAGCTCACACTTGGATGATGTTAAATACATCACATGACAACAGACTGACTCTTCCTCTTTTAAACAGCAACCTAGTACTGTAAACTAAAATTAGACTGTGATCCATTCATATCCGATACATGCAGATGCGAGCAGAAAGTGATCAATCTGAGAGGCTGGAAGgcaacaaatcaacaaaatagCATCATGTTATTGGGCTAAGAGGCTATAGTGGGTTAGCAACTAGCTTGCAAACAAGCTGCTTACATTCTGGAGGGGAATATGTCGATCCTTTCTTTTCCAGACATGTTCTCGTCTTTTGGTCGATGATTGCTGTCTTCTGATTACCTCCGTTTCCTCAAATAAATACCGAAACGTTTTGCTTTAGCCTTAAAGTATTAAATTTAACATGTAGAATAAGAAAAGCGGTTGTTTTTCGCGCAGGATTAGCCGCATACACCGAGCTGACGGTCGTGATCTTGTCCTACTCTCTGTCCGTGATGATCAGCTGGCctctggtcatgtgactgagCCGAACTCGCTCTGCACATGCGCGTGTCGGAAAGCTCCGACGATCTTTTCCGGGTCGAAAAATTAGCACACCCATGAATGTGAGCTAGCGGGCCCGAGTTCTTCGTTTCAAAAATAGAAGAAAGAAATCATAATCGGACATTTAAACACTGACAGTACAGAAGATTTCACTGTATCGTTCTGTAACCATATGACACAGGTGAGTTGTTACCGATAAAGGAGACTTTTTGACGGGGAGTGGGGAACAGACGGGAGTGCTAGCTGGCTAGCTAACTAGCGTCGGCAGCGGTGCATGTGCCGCATGTGAGCAGGGAACCAGGTTATTAGCTGGGAAGCTAACGGTTAATAAAGTAACTGTTTTTATTCGTTATTAAATGCGCtaactgttgttgctgttatgaCGCTGTACGTATTTTAAGGGGCTTTTTGTCTCCTTGGTTTGTTCACGTCAGTTTTTACCTTTAACTTTAACAGTAAGGGGCTTCTCGTTTGTCTGCATTGCATCATCCCATTCACAGccaaaaatgtgaataaaaccACCGGTGCCTACGTTGCCACTTCACTTAGTACTGCTTCACCTCCCTGTTGTTATTCTGGGAACAATTTCCAGGTTAAACTCAGTCGTTTTTGACCTCTTAGACAGAAGAACCTGTCCTGTAATCGAATAAACAGAAGGGCCATTCAAACGGTTTTGGACTGttctgttaatatttaaaaagtgtttctgATATTTTGTCCACCGCATTTCAAACTGATGTAATTCAGTAATTCAGCTGTGCCACAAGTTAAACATTCAAACCTTCATGAAGGCACAACGCTGAAGTTCCCTAATctcaaactgtgttttaaactgTCTTTAGCTGCTCTGGGTTAATGTGGTCCAGATATGACAAGTCTAAGTACAGTGGTTTTTGGTGTAGACCTGGTCTGAAGTGGTCTAGAGAGAGGGGGTAATCAGTGAGATcaccctttgtgtgtgttttctcaaatAGAATAATGGTTTCAGAAATCTGAACCAGTGTTTTCAATCAGTCTCTTGCTTCTCTGGCTTAATGTGGTCCAGATTTCACTATTGTGGTTTTTGGTCTAAATACCAGCCAACTTGTGTTGTATTGGTGCACAAATATAATCAATGTTTCACACATCTAGAACTGTGTTTTAACACTCTGTAAGTACTCAGGTTTGATAAGTGTAAATGTGATCTGTTTTTAGTCTGTAGTGTAGTGAAATGCTTTaactgtgatgggcatttaAACAGTTTCATGATCATTTCCACACCAAACATCTACTCAGTTAATAAAGAAGGCCTGCAACTAACGAGTctacattcacatttattttactttacaaaGAGGCTTAAGAGCTGAGGAAAATGTGAATGTATATGAGTAAGAATTACCATGGGTGCTGTCAGTGTGTCCCAGGAGTCGATCCATTGTTCTTTGTCTATGGAGCAGCCTCAGCATTTGCCTCTAGATCAGTGGTTTCCAGTGTGGACATGAATTGTCAGCAATTTAACCAGTATTGTTTGAATTTGCAAATTTCTACACCCTGAAGGTGAAAAATATTATGTATTTCGGTAGAAAGAACCAAAGATtagaaaaaacacagctttgAAGCAGAAATGTGTCAATGTAGAATGAATAAATCTGTCTAAAGGGACAATCTGTTAATTTATTACTGTGCTTTAATAAAGTTATGGAACTTGtgagacagatttttaaaattctgaaGTAAACTGAAGCAACAGAAGCAGAAATATCCttacttttcctctcttcagtcCAAAAACTATGGATCCTGCTTTTTGTTAGATTTCCCTTGCTTGGTAAATTCCCATGTCTCTTGTAGCACAGGCTTTCAGTTAAAGGATATGTAGCCTTCAAGTCCTTTGATAACATTGCCATGACATTATCACGGTTATTTTCTCAAACTTTATTAAGTGTCCTCCAGAAACATAGAATACAGTATACTGACATTATGCTATGCATCGGCTGTTTTTATAAGCAGAATCGTACTTTTCACGACATGTAAACTGGTCATGATGTGTTTGCGTTTCCCTCCCAGGACACCTGTAATAAACTGTCTTACTGTTTCTGTCATCACAGCGATGCCGGGGCTCAGCTGTCGATTCTACCAGCACCGGTTCCCAGAGGTGGAGGATGTCGTGATGGTGAACGTGAGGTCCATCGCAGAGATGGGCGCCTACGTCAGCCTCCTGGAGTACAACAACATCGAGGGCATGATCCTCCTGAGCGAGCTGTCGCGTCGACGTATCCGCTCCATCAACAAGCTCATCCGCATAGGCCGCAACGAGTGCGTGGTCGTCATCCGAGTAGACAAAGAGAAGGGTGAGTACAGATGGAAGACTGATGGAGATAAAGGCCAGTGGGTGCCAAGTCTCTGCGTTTGGTTGCTCACTATTTTGGCTGCCGTTGCCAAACTGGTCGGTGGAATAAATATAATGAAATCATCAAGAGTGAAGATTTGTGACTTTCATGGATATAATCACAATATGTTGTAAACTTGAGGGAGAAATTGCATCTTATTATGATGTAATGAAAAAGTAGAAGCAGTAGGAATATGGTTGTAATGCCCCTTTATAATAGTGATTGTCACAGATATACTGTAGTATCTTTGTATGTATGACTTGTAAACTTGAAGTTATCAACAAGCGCTGCGGCTAGTAATAATATAAGTAACTGTTAATTTATCATCAGCAGGTTTTTTTGATGAGAAACAGAATAATAGTTTACTCCAAAGTGTTCGTAATGAGTCCGCTTCTTATCTGAAATTTCCAGAGGACAAACTTGCTTTACTTAAGAGGAGAGATAAGATAAAATTTCATATTTAGTCACACCAACTGCACAAATGCCAGTATTCAGCTTGTTCTGATAGGAAATTGGAGAAAAGTTAACAAGTTGTGAAGCTTTATTCATCAACTGATCAGTGCTTTTACTCAGTAAATTGAACATCAAAGTTTTTTCCCACTCCCACTTTCCACTTCCCACTTTCTCTTCAGGATACATTGATTTATCAAAAAGAAGAGTTTCCCCAGAGGAAGGCCATCAAGTGCGAAGATAAATTCACCAAATCTAAAACTGTAAGTTGAACTGTTGTATCCAGAGGCAtagtcttttgttttctgttcctcaTAAACATGAAATTCATTGAAACTTTTAATTATGTATTGAGTGGTTTCCTCCATTCATGCCAAACatattgtgaaaatgttaaTTCTCTGAGttatgaaaaatggaaatttatctttatttgtaaacctgtttttttgtgtatgaCTTTGAACTGAGCTGATTGGAGGCGCTGTGTTCACAGGTGTACAGCATCCTGCGACATGTGGCAGAGGTGTTGGAATACAGTAAGGACGAGCAGCTAGAGAGCTTGTACCAGCGCACCGCCTGGGTCTTTGATGAGAAATACAAGCGACCAGGATACGGAGCTTATGATGTCTTCAAGCAAGCTGTATCGTAAGACTCAGCGCACAAAAAACTCATTCACACCCAGATTCTACGTCAAATTATCAGATCAAATCAAATGGTGAATATCCTCCTTCCTCCAGAGATCCAGCCATTCTGGACGGTCTGGACctaacagaggaggagaggagtgtgcTGATCGACAACATCAACAGGCGACTCACTCCACAGGCTGTCAAAATCAGAGCAGGTAAATggctgccgccgccgccgcacTGTGTAACAGCAGCTTTAATAATGCTTGAAACAGTAAAGCTGTAGTGTGATAGTGCATCATTTGGTcttaaatatgaaataacattttccCTATTCCCTGCTCTACCTGCAGACATTGAAGTGGCATGCTATGGATACGAGGGCATTGATGCAGTGAAGGAAGCCCTGAGGGCCGGGCTCAGCTGCTCCACAGAGGCCATGCCCATCAAGGTAATATTCTTCCTTTCAGTCACCACCTAAAAACCATCGTATTGACCATGACACATTTGTTGAGATGACATAAAATCTGCAGTTGTTATCATTTTCTCTGGCTAAGAGCTGATACTGTCgatgtttaaaatgcagtgtaCATGAGACTGATGTCGTCTTGCGCTTGACAGATCAACCTGATCGCTCCCCCTCGCTACGTGATGACAACGACCACTCTGGAGCGCACAGAGGGCCTGTCTGTCCTCAACCAGGCCATGGCTGCTATCAAGGAGAAGATTGAAGAGAAGAGAGGCGTCTTTAACATCCAGATGGAGGTGAGCAACTTCACTATCTCTGTGCAACCTTGCAATAGTTAAATCCtttcctttgtctcttcattATTGAGTTTCTTTACATTTCAAATCAGGTTAGGGTGTACAGTGAGCATGATGTAACGCTTATTATTAAACATCACCAATTAATCATCAACCAATCATGTTCACACATAATCCTCCCTGAGTAGTGAGACGTGGCTATTCCTTTAAAGGATGATTCATGGTATTTCTGAACCTGGGCATTATGTTCCCACATTTTTAAGGTGTAAATGTTTGATAGAGGAATCAGTTTCGTGAACAGCGTACCCGGCGACcacgaacagctgctgcagtgtaatccaaaaGGCAGTTGTCCACGTCAAAATATGTGCAgtaaagtgcttgttttgccACGGACAGGCTGGGACTGCTCAGTGTATGACGAACAGAGTTTACGGTCCGCGGCATATGCCGGTCGTTTGCCGGTATCCTGCGTTGTTTTCCTAAATACTCTGAATATTCTGTTGTGTCACGAATACAATTTGTTGCCAACTGAAAGGATAACTCTGATATTTTGAAACCATGGACCTTGTTTCCCTTATtaatgattgacagggacaaaaatctgtgGAATCGGCGTATTATTGATCAGGAACGGTGAACCCGGTAATCCCTACCAgttaaaaacagtatttttaccgagcacaacacaggagctgctggaatgcTTTGCCCACATCTGTTAGTTAgtatgtgttactgtgtgactttctgtggtggaggaagaaTTCAGATTTACCTTAGTCAATGTGCTACACGATAACTAGCGAACTAACAGGTCGAGGCAGCGgtgtttcagcagctcctgcgTTCTgcttaaattactgtttttgtcaatggagacTGGtttagataaaaaataattttaataacaACCTGAGCCTGCCAGTGACAAAACCAACTACTTTGGTGAACTACTTTGATGTGGACttgcagcagctgttagcgGTGTCCGGGTTCACTCTTCCTCGTCGATACTGCAACGATTCCAAAAACGTTTGTCTTTAGTAATTATTTACAGCCAAAAACGTGATCCAGAGTCAAAACACAGCTATCCCTTATTCAAAAGTGTGGTTTACCCCCGCTGTTTCATTCGCTGTTTGATCATGTGACGCGGCTCGACTCGCATAGCCCGACTCCGACATGCCTAAGTAGGCATCCCTCAGAGTCCAGTCATGCTGAC from Lates calcarifer isolate ASB-BC8 linkage group LG7_1, TLL_Latcal_v3, whole genome shotgun sequence carries:
- the eif2s1b gene encoding LOW QUALITY PROTEIN: eukaryotic translation initiation factor 2 subunit 1b (The sequence of the model RefSeq protein was modified relative to this genomic sequence to represent the inferred CDS: deleted 1 base in 1 codon) produces the protein MPGLSCRFYQHRFPEVEDVVMVNVRSIAEMGAYVSLLEYNNIEGMILLSELSRRRIRSINKLIRIGRNECVVVIRVDKEKGYIDLSKRRVSPEEAIKCEDKFTKSKTVYSILRHVAEVLEYSKDEQLESLYQRTAWVFDEKYKRPGYGAYDVFKQAVSDPAILDGLDLTEEERSVLIDNINRRLTPQAVKIRADIEVACYGYEGIDAVKEALRAGLSCSTEAMPIKINLIAPPRYVMTTTTLERTEGLSVLNQAMAAIKEKIEEKRGVFNIQMEPKVVTDTDETELARQLERLERENAEVDGDDDAEEMEAKAED